One region of Hydrogenobaculum sp. Y04AAS1 genomic DNA includes:
- a CDS encoding universal stress protein, protein MFKRVIVGLDGSKPSFVASHYGLELGSKLNIPVVGIHVLDSTLTEESLLADLAGVLGFSYYEGISAKVKEFLEKESEALLDEFSAFGRKLNAKVSTLQTWGNPAKEIASQCDLEDIIFVGKPNHDKSIKGIHISSISEQVIKRAQSPVFVAFKEEYKPIENIMICHDGKDEDDKLLDFTKNLNNVYNAKIFLYHADEFGSKKEKLEKLSKDYSFELIVEKAIAEEGIVSNAEKLKIDLVIMGSHKKKLVHFFMGSTTTFVFHYIKTNILVVK, encoded by the coding sequence ATGTTTAAAAGAGTGATAGTAGGCTTAGATGGTTCAAAACCATCTTTTGTGGCTTCTCATTATGGCCTTGAGCTGGGTTCTAAACTAAATATACCTGTAGTAGGAATACACGTTTTAGATAGTACTCTGACAGAAGAAAGCCTATTAGCGGATTTAGCTGGAGTTTTGGGCTTTTCTTACTATGAGGGTATAAGCGCAAAAGTAAAAGAATTCTTAGAAAAAGAATCAGAAGCGCTTTTAGATGAATTTAGCGCCTTTGGAAGGAAGTTAAACGCCAAAGTTTCAACACTTCAAACCTGGGGAAACCCGGCAAAAGAGATTGCTTCGCAATGTGATTTAGAAGATATTATATTTGTTGGAAAGCCTAATCACGACAAAAGTATAAAAGGCATACATATAAGCTCTATTTCAGAGCAAGTAATAAAAAGAGCGCAGAGTCCTGTGTTTGTAGCTTTTAAAGAAGAGTATAAACCTATAGAAAATATAATGATTTGTCATGATGGAAAAGATGAAGATGATAAGCTGCTTGATTTTACCAAAAATTTAAACAACGTATACAACGCAAAAATATTTTTATATCATGCCGATGAATTTGGTTCTAAAAAAGAAAAGCTTGAAAAACTATCAAAGGATTACAGTTTTGAGCTTATAGTAGAAAAAGCTATAGCAGAAGAAGGTATAGTATCAAATGCAGAAAAGCTTAAAATAGATTTGGTGATAATGGGATCTCACAAGAAAAAGCTTGTTCATTTTTTCATGGGAAGCACCACTACATTTGTATTTCACTACATAAAGACAAATATACTGGTAGTAAAATAA
- the gyrB gene encoding DNA topoisomerase (ATP-hydrolyzing) subunit B — MQEYGVDAIKVVTGLEHVRLRPSMYIGDISERGLHHLIWEIVDNSVDEAMAGYATHIRVHIHQDDSITVEDNGRGIPVYIHKDVGKPAVEVVLTVLGAGGKFDKKAYQYSGGLHGVGASVVNALSEWLIVEVYRDGKIYRQEYERGVPKTELQVIGDTTKRGTKITFKPDAEIFETTKIKFDIVEKRIRELAYLNKNVTFEIIDDRLDKHLVYKFERGIIELAEYLAEGKEPLFNDVIYIESGKDGTLVEIAFKYTKDYKESLESFVNNIKTIEGGTHVTGFRSALSKVVSKLSQNIKISKELKEMFTGEDLREGLVAVVSCKVPEPQFEGQTKTKLGNQETKNIVESITVEFLTDYFEKHQDILKLIVEKAIEAALAREAAKKAKDLVRRKSFLEDTSLPGKLADCSEKDPSKCEIFIVEGESAGGSAKQGRDRRFQAILPLKGKILNVEKARIDKALSNEEIRAIISALGCNIGEDVDLSALRYHKTIIMTDADVDGSHIRTLLLTFFYRFMTKLIENGHVYIAQPPLYKVKIGKKETYIKDDKELEKFLLNIIRTDLSITDAKSNTYRGDVLINMLNTIKEQHNTIAQILNKRNKDVITYLLSNKIDESYLKDEQKAKKLLEDIQSMKSISSAKLKYDDFDSSYSIVMYDIYQNFSIIDIDFLTSGTYKKLFEEHKEFFNYPISLKLGHKVKNIEKPAEDLYQDIINFVKDGIEIQRYKGLGEMNPEQLWETTMNPNTRRLLRVSLEDAAEADRIFSILMGENVEPRREFIETYAKEVRNLDV, encoded by the coding sequence ATGCAAGAATACGGCGTAGATGCAATAAAAGTTGTTACTGGATTAGAACACGTAAGACTACGCCCCTCAATGTATATAGGGGATATCTCAGAAAGAGGACTTCATCACCTTATATGGGAAATAGTGGATAACTCTGTTGACGAAGCAATGGCAGGCTATGCCACCCATATAAGGGTGCATATACACCAAGATGATTCTATAACGGTAGAAGACAATGGTAGGGGTATACCTGTTTATATCCATAAAGACGTAGGAAAACCAGCGGTAGAAGTGGTTTTAACAGTGCTTGGGGCTGGTGGAAAGTTTGATAAAAAAGCTTATCAATACTCAGGTGGGCTTCACGGTGTAGGTGCTTCTGTTGTAAACGCACTTTCAGAATGGCTCATAGTAGAAGTTTACAGAGACGGCAAAATATACAGACAAGAGTACGAAAGAGGAGTTCCAAAAACTGAGCTTCAAGTCATAGGTGATACCACAAAAAGAGGCACAAAGATTACATTTAAGCCAGACGCTGAAATATTTGAAACCACAAAAATAAAGTTTGACATAGTAGAAAAAAGGATAAGGGAATTAGCTTATCTTAATAAAAACGTAACCTTTGAGATAATAGACGACAGGTTAGACAAGCACCTTGTTTATAAATTTGAAAGAGGCATCATAGAGCTAGCAGAATACCTTGCTGAAGGTAAAGAACCTCTTTTCAACGATGTAATCTACATAGAGTCTGGGAAAGATGGTACTTTGGTAGAAATTGCCTTTAAATATACAAAAGATTACAAAGAATCTTTAGAAAGCTTTGTAAACAACATAAAAACCATAGAGGGTGGCACTCACGTCACAGGTTTTAGAAGTGCGTTGTCAAAGGTTGTATCAAAACTATCCCAAAATATAAAAATATCAAAAGAGTTAAAAGAGATGTTTACCGGTGAAGACTTGAGAGAGGGTCTTGTGGCCGTTGTATCTTGTAAAGTACCAGAGCCTCAGTTTGAAGGCCAAACCAAAACAAAGCTTGGCAACCAAGAAACAAAAAACATAGTAGAATCAATAACGGTAGAATTTTTAACAGACTATTTTGAAAAACACCAAGATATTTTAAAACTTATAGTAGAAAAAGCTATAGAAGCAGCGCTAGCAAGAGAAGCTGCTAAAAAAGCCAAAGATTTGGTAAGAAGAAAATCCTTTTTAGAAGATACATCGCTGCCTGGTAAACTTGCCGATTGCTCTGAAAAAGACCCATCTAAATGTGAAATTTTTATAGTAGAGGGAGAATCAGCGGGTGGTTCTGCAAAACAAGGAAGAGACAGAAGATTCCAAGCGATATTACCATTAAAGGGTAAAATACTAAACGTAGAAAAAGCAAGGATAGACAAAGCCCTTTCTAACGAAGAAATAAGAGCAATTATATCAGCTTTAGGTTGCAACATAGGAGAAGATGTAGATCTAAGTGCCCTTAGATATCACAAAACCATCATCATGACAGACGCTGATGTAGATGGTTCTCACATAAGGACTCTTCTTCTTACTTTTTTCTATAGATTTATGACAAAACTTATTGAAAATGGGCATGTGTATATAGCACAACCACCGCTTTACAAAGTAAAGATAGGGAAAAAAGAAACCTATATAAAAGATGATAAAGAGTTAGAAAAATTTTTACTAAACATCATAAGAACAGACTTATCTATAACAGACGCCAAATCAAACACCTATAGAGGTGATGTACTAATAAACATGTTAAATACTATAAAAGAACAGCACAACACCATAGCTCAAATACTAAACAAAAGAAACAAAGATGTAATAACATATCTTCTGTCAAATAAAATAGATGAAAGTTATCTCAAAGATGAGCAAAAAGCTAAAAAACTCTTAGAAGATATACAGTCTATGAAAAGTATAAGCAGTGCTAAATTAAAATACGACGATTTTGACAGCTCTTACTCTATAGTTATGTACGATATCTATCAAAACTTTAGCATTATAGATATAGATTTTCTTACTTCTGGTACCTACAAAAAGCTCTTTGAAGAGCATAAAGAATTTTTTAACTATCCTATAAGCCTAAAACTTGGGCATAAGGTTAAAAATATAGAAAAACCAGCAGAAGACCTTTATCAAGACATAATAAATTTTGTAAAAGATGGCATAGAGATACAGCGATATAAAGGTCTTGGTGAAATGAACCCAGAACAGCTATGGGAAACCACCATGAACCCAAACACCAGAAGACTTTTAAGGGTATCCTTAGAAGATGCAGCAGAAGCAGATAGAATATTCTCCATACTGATGGGCGAAAACGTAGAGCCAAGACGCGAGTTTATAGAGACCTACGCCAAGGAGGTAAGAAACTTAGATGTTTAA
- a CDS encoding heavy metal translocating P-type ATPase, with the protein MGEASIRKCYQCGISISGNPIVFNVKGVDREFCCTGCYLVNKISGNETSQSVQKFFIKFGISFFLAGYVMMLSFTIYGGYASKDYHDPIVRLTNYFLLLLSTPVMALIGFDYLVNSIKALLRKSITTDLLIAIGAFSAYGISVYSTLMGVGTPYYETATMIVALSAFGKFIEAFGRYRAAKSIGETKDLLPSYATVVENGTEKTARIDEVKIGDIVKVKPDEIIPVDGIIVEGEGFVKESFFTGEQKPVAKFEGDSVYAGSVSIDGSFLIKAINDFNSNTINKIIENIELAKLSFAPEKNIADKISAIFVPTIITLSLITFGFWYYESGFDKALMSSLAVLLIACPCAFNVAAPLALWNAANSLARRGIILQNLRALYSVRYINEVLFDKTGTITLENLEYSGYTQLGDEKDFIKKVASIENYSKHPIAKSLLNHYQGDFIKPSKVRIIPGYGIEAFIENKKWYIGSKELMESIGITPKACEENVSCVYVAVDGKLEGTLYFKQKIDENALEAIKRLKDMGYKVGLISGDERAFVEEFSNIFDEVYWSLKPQDKQKVVMDKKSKGAKIMYVGDGINDALAMAVSDVSVAVANASGVARISASILLFNRNLKAIPWIIKFSNNVKKIIYTNFIWASVYNTFGIALAMAGLIQPIWSAVFMIISSVSVVYNSSRIENM; encoded by the coding sequence ATGGGCGAAGCTTCTATTAGAAAATGTTATCAGTGCGGCATAAGCATCTCCGGAAATCCTATAGTTTTCAATGTAAAAGGTGTAGATAGAGAGTTTTGCTGTACTGGGTGTTATCTGGTAAATAAGATTTCTGGCAACGAGACATCCCAAAGCGTTCAGAAGTTTTTTATAAAGTTTGGCATAAGCTTTTTCTTGGCCGGTTATGTGATGATGCTGTCTTTTACTATATATGGGGGTTATGCGTCAAAAGATTATCACGATCCTATAGTAAGACTCACAAACTACTTCTTGCTTTTACTCTCTACCCCCGTTATGGCTCTTATTGGTTTTGATTATCTTGTAAACTCTATAAAAGCACTTTTAAGAAAATCCATCACCACAGACCTTTTGATAGCAATAGGTGCTTTTTCGGCTTACGGGATTTCTGTTTATTCTACGCTTATGGGTGTTGGTACACCATACTATGAAACTGCTACTATGATAGTGGCGCTCTCGGCTTTTGGAAAGTTTATAGAGGCTTTTGGAAGGTATAGAGCTGCTAAAAGTATAGGCGAGACTAAAGATCTTTTACCAAGCTACGCTACTGTTGTAGAAAATGGTACTGAGAAAACCGCCAGGATAGATGAGGTAAAAATAGGGGATATTGTAAAGGTAAAACCTGATGAGATCATACCGGTAGATGGGATCATCGTAGAAGGAGAGGGGTTTGTAAAAGAGAGTTTTTTTACAGGTGAGCAAAAACCGGTGGCTAAGTTTGAAGGCGATAGCGTTTATGCGGGGAGCGTTAGTATAGATGGGAGTTTTTTAATAAAAGCCATAAACGATTTTAATTCAAATACTATAAATAAAATTATAGAAAATATAGAACTGGCAAAACTCTCTTTTGCCCCAGAAAAAAACATAGCCGATAAGATATCTGCTATATTTGTCCCCACCATTATAACATTATCTCTTATAACCTTTGGCTTTTGGTATTATGAGTCTGGTTTTGATAAAGCTCTTATGAGCTCTTTGGCGGTGCTTTTGATAGCCTGTCCTTGTGCTTTCAATGTGGCGGCTCCGTTGGCTCTTTGGAATGCGGCAAACTCTTTGGCAAGGCGGGGTATCATCTTACAAAATCTAAGAGCCCTTTACAGCGTTAGATATATAAATGAAGTGCTTTTTGACAAAACCGGCACAATAACCTTAGAAAACTTAGAATACAGCGGTTATACTCAGCTTGGTGATGAAAAAGATTTTATTAAAAAGGTAGCATCTATAGAAAACTACTCAAAGCATCCTATAGCTAAAAGCCTACTAAACCATTATCAAGGGGATTTTATAAAACCATCGAAGGTTAGGATAATACCAGGCTATGGTATTGAGGCTTTTATAGAAAATAAAAAGTGGTATATAGGTTCTAAAGAATTGATGGAAAGTATAGGCATAACACCAAAAGCTTGTGAAGAAAATGTATCTTGTGTATATGTAGCGGTGGATGGTAAGCTGGAAGGAACACTTTATTTTAAACAAAAGATAGATGAAAATGCCTTAGAGGCTATAAAGAGGTTAAAAGACATGGGTTATAAAGTAGGGCTTATATCTGGGGATGAGAGGGCTTTTGTGGAAGAGTTTTCAAATATATTTGATGAGGTTTATTGGTCTTTAAAACCCCAAGATAAACAGAAAGTTGTAATGGATAAAAAATCAAAAGGAGCAAAAATAATGTATGTAGGTGATGGTATAAACGACGCTCTTGCTATGGCAGTTAGCGATGTAAGTGTAGCGGTGGCAAACGCTTCTGGTGTTGCAAGGATATCTGCAAGCATCTTGCTTTTTAATAGAAATTTAAAAGCTATACCCTGGATTATAAAATTTTCAAACAACGTTAAAAAAATCATTTATACAAATTTTATATGGGCAAGCGTGTACAACACCTTTGGCATTGCTTTGGCGATGGCTGGTCTCATACAACCCATATGGTCAGCAGTTTTTATGATAATAAGTAGCGTTAGCGTGGTCTACAACTCCTCTAGGATAGAAAATATGTAA
- a CDS encoding DUF996 domain-containing protein → MEEKNNLPGNKVNISTQKMLGGIGLLISPLSAIPFLGVLFWIVSGILLLVSFNQLSKTLNKPDMFKKYLTGFIIGFVSYIVLYVLGFFLILLVLIPAYILSIIVAYYYKQAYDMLANALNHKLFSKGARLMFIGAITTIILVGFILLFVGWIILAVAFFTAPDTVEITA, encoded by the coding sequence ATGGAAGAAAAAAACAATTTACCTGGGAACAAGGTGAACATATCCACACAAAAGATGCTGGGTGGGATTGGACTTTTAATTTCACCATTAAGCGCTATTCCGTTTTTAGGGGTCCTTTTCTGGATAGTGAGCGGTATACTTTTGCTGGTTAGTTTCAATCAATTAAGCAAAACACTTAATAAACCTGATATGTTTAAAAAATACCTAACAGGTTTTATAATAGGTTTTGTTAGTTATATTGTGCTTTATGTTCTAGGTTTTTTTCTCATTTTATTAGTGTTGATACCTGCTTACATACTTTCTATTATAGTGGCTTATTATTATAAACAAGCTTACGATATGCTTGCTAACGCTCTAAACCATAAGCTTTTTAGCAAAGGCGCTCGTCTTATGTTTATAGGTGCAATCACAACAATTATACTTGTGGGATTTATTTTGTTATTCGTAGGTTGGATCATACTTGCGGTAGCATTCTTTACAGCACCAGATACTGTAGAGATTACGGCTTAA
- the rsmI gene encoding 16S rRNA (cytidine(1402)-2'-O)-methyltransferase: MKLYVVPTPIGNLEDITIRAINILKSVKFIACEDTRRIQILLKHYNIEGKTLLSYYHPKEAIQIRKIISLIRKDEDVALVSDAGTPSISDPGFKLINACIKEDIPVEVLPGPCALITALVGSGLPTHSFMFLGFAPRKSQESFYKEVFSSDTGSYILYESPQRILDTLELISHIEPNITVAIARELTKMHEEYIRGNIKDVIEELKKRNNIKGEIVLVLSKENTLYQESL, encoded by the coding sequence ATGAAGCTTTATGTGGTGCCCACCCCCATAGGAAATTTAGAAGATATAACCATAAGGGCGATAAATATCCTAAAATCGGTAAAATTTATAGCTTGCGAAGACACCAGAAGAATTCAGATACTTTTAAAACATTACAACATAGAAGGTAAAACGCTTTTATCATACTATCATCCCAAAGAAGCTATACAAATAAGAAAAATTATATCCCTCATAAGAAAAGATGAAGACGTGGCGCTTGTATCAGATGCTGGTACGCCTTCTATATCTGACCCTGGTTTTAAGCTTATAAACGCATGTATAAAAGAAGATATACCAGTAGAAGTACTCCCTGGACCCTGTGCACTTATTACAGCATTAGTAGGCTCTGGACTTCCAACTCATAGTTTTATGTTTTTAGGTTTTGCACCAAGAAAATCCCAAGAATCCTTTTATAAGGAAGTTTTTAGCTCTGATACTGGATCTTACATACTATACGAATCACCACAGCGTATATTAGATACATTGGAACTTATAAGCCACATAGAACCAAACATTACAGTGGCTATAGCAAGAGAACTTACCAAAATGCACGAAGAATACATAAGGGGCAATATAAAAGACGTAATAGAAGAGCTTAAAAAAAGAAACAACATAAAAGGTGAAATTGTTTTAGTGCTTTCAAAAGAAAATACGTTATATCAAGAGTCTTTGTAA
- the rimP gene encoding ribosome maturation factor RimP, translating to MLDAKKIATTVKDLVKPISDNLGFRLFDVEFKPENGWVLRIIIDKEGGVTIDDCEELSKRVSALLDVEDVITSSYFLEVSSPGLTRELKEKWHYEFFKGKYARLYLKEKIDNKQEYAGYIDSVEDDTLVLRLLDKTLKIPFDKIAKARLDVEKW from the coding sequence ATGCTAGATGCAAAAAAAATAGCTACCACTGTTAAAGATTTGGTTAAACCTATATCCGATAATCTTGGATTTAGACTGTTTGATGTTGAATTTAAACCAGAAAACGGATGGGTACTGAGGATAATAATAGACAAAGAAGGAGGGGTAACAATAGACGATTGTGAAGAACTTTCAAAGCGTGTAAGCGCTCTTTTGGATGTAGAAGATGTGATAACAAGTAGCTATTTTCTTGAAGTGAGTTCACCTGGTCTTACTAGAGAATTAAAAGAAAAATGGCATTACGAATTTTTCAAGGGTAAGTATGCAAGACTCTATTTAAAGGAAAAAATAGATAACAAACAAGAGTACGCTGGCTATATAGATAGTGTAGAAGATGATACGTTGGTGTTGAGGCTTTTAGATAAAACGTTAAAAATACCTTTTGATAAAATAGCGAAAGCAAGGTTGGATGTGGAAAAATGGTAA
- the nusA gene encoding transcription termination factor NusA, translating to MVKNIKKLIENVAKEKDIPAKIVEIALKNAIAYGIRKEKHIRGKIYIDFADDDTITAYIISGREKTKLDISTEDLNRIAAYAAKEEFLKELENAERERGFLEYVSQEGNIVHGIVREITKDQTAIVDLGPIDAELPRREQISKESFKKNDRVKALLFSVQKERGRPVLLLSRTHPKFLRRLLEAEIPEVATGLVKIISVAREPGEKAKVVVDTEDKKIDPVGVVIGIKGSKINPISKELAGEHIDVVRYSKDKKKFLENLFFPAKILDVRESDNQIEVAVDKDQISLAIGKRGINTKLAYKILGKHIDVMSKEDFDKLKKLS from the coding sequence ATGGTAAAGAATATAAAGAAGCTCATAGAAAACGTCGCAAAAGAAAAAGATATACCTGCTAAAATAGTGGAAATTGCTTTAAAAAACGCTATAGCCTACGGCATTAGAAAAGAAAAACATATAAGGGGGAAAATTTATATAGATTTTGCAGATGATGATACTATAACGGCTTATATAATTTCTGGAAGAGAAAAAACTAAGCTCGATATATCCACTGAGGATTTAAACCGTATAGCAGCTTATGCTGCTAAAGAAGAGTTTTTAAAAGAATTGGAAAATGCTGAAAGAGAGCGTGGGTTTTTGGAATACGTATCTCAGGAGGGCAACATTGTACATGGTATAGTTAGAGAAATAACCAAAGACCAGACCGCTATTGTAGACTTAGGTCCTATAGACGCTGAGCTTCCAAGGAGAGAACAAATTTCTAAGGAAAGTTTCAAAAAAAACGATAGAGTGAAAGCGCTTCTTTTTTCAGTGCAAAAAGAAAGAGGTAGACCAGTTTTGTTGCTTTCCAGAACGCACCCTAAGTTTTTAAGAAGGCTTTTAGAAGCTGAGATACCAGAAGTAGCCACTGGGCTTGTGAAAATAATTTCTGTTGCAAGGGAACCAGGTGAAAAGGCTAAGGTTGTGGTTGATACAGAAGATAAAAAGATTGATCCAGTAGGTGTGGTTATAGGCATAAAAGGCTCAAAAATAAATCCCATATCCAAAGAGCTTGCTGGAGAACATATAGATGTTGTAAGATATTCTAAAGATAAGAAAAAGTTTTTGGAAAATTTATTCTTTCCGGCTAAAATCCTTGATGTAAGGGAATCAGATAATCAAATAGAGGTGGCTGTTGACAAAGATCAAATTTCTTTAGCCATAGGGAAAAGAGGTATAAACACAAAGCTAGCTTATAAAATACTGGGTAAACATATAGATGTGATGTCAAAGGAAGATTTTGATAAGCTAAAGAAGCTTTCCTGA
- the rlmD gene encoding 23S rRNA (uracil(1939)-C(5))-methyltransferase RlmD, with product MIVEIEKLVHNGYGMGRFQNKVYFVPFTLPNEKVKIKDIVNKKDYSMAKLEAVVEPSPHRIEPLCPYFGRCGGCHFQHIDYTEQLTQKSNILKETLKKIGNIEIENLNGIIYDEPYHYRNRVKFKVRNKELGFVGVDEDFVKVEHCPISSKAINDLMPFLKEFAKHFNPSWISVFYSDTQKEYMVKFASYDYIDKEKLKKFKEHLTPKNVVGITLVKDDKREDKIILSIGTPFTFIELLKIKYRISVNSFFQVNIKVAQKLLQTLLEKENYFDRVLDDYGGVGLFGLHLARRSGSVDIADINKSSINDAEYSAKINNINNVSFYVQNSYVFLKKSLYKHANLLVLDPPRSGLSKEEIGLILLGKPDYIWYISCEPSSLARDLKLLGKKYQIKEIYMADMFPQTYHIETAVKLELV from the coding sequence ATGATAGTAGAAATTGAGAAACTTGTTCACAACGGCTACGGAATGGGAAGATTTCAAAACAAGGTATATTTTGTGCCTTTTACCTTACCAAATGAAAAAGTTAAGATAAAAGATATTGTAAACAAAAAAGATTATTCTATGGCTAAATTAGAGGCTGTTGTAGAACCAAGCCCACATAGGATAGAGCCCCTTTGTCCTTACTTTGGAAGATGCGGTGGATGTCATTTCCAACATATTGATTACACCGAACAGCTAACCCAAAAATCAAACATCTTAAAAGAGACGTTAAAAAAGATAGGTAACATAGAGATAGAGAATTTAAACGGTATTATCTACGATGAGCCTTATCATTATAGAAACCGTGTTAAGTTTAAGGTTCGAAACAAAGAGCTTGGTTTTGTTGGTGTTGATGAGGATTTTGTAAAGGTAGAGCACTGCCCTATTTCTTCAAAAGCGATAAACGATCTTATGCCGTTTTTAAAAGAGTTTGCCAAGCATTTTAATCCATCTTGGATAAGCGTATTTTATTCGGATACGCAAAAAGAGTATATGGTAAAGTTTGCCTCTTACGATTATATAGATAAGGAAAAGCTAAAGAAGTTTAAAGAACATCTTACTCCTAAAAACGTCGTTGGTATAACGCTTGTAAAGGATGATAAGAGAGAAGATAAAATTATACTTTCAATAGGGACTCCTTTTACTTTTATTGAGCTTTTAAAAATAAAATATAGAATAAGTGTAAATAGCTTCTTTCAAGTAAATATAAAAGTGGCTCAAAAACTTTTACAAACGCTTTTAGAGAAAGAAAATTATTTTGACAGAGTATTGGATGATTATGGTGGTGTAGGACTTTTTGGCTTGCATTTGGCAAGACGCTCAGGCTCTGTTGATATAGCTGATATAAATAAAAGCTCAATAAATGATGCCGAATACTCAGCCAAGATAAACAACATAAATAACGTGTCTTTTTATGTCCAAAACAGCTATGTCTTTTTGAAAAAAAGCCTATATAAGCACGCAAACCTTCTTGTTTTAGACCCCCCGCGTAGTGGTTTATCAAAGGAAGAGATAGGGCTTATACTTCTTGGAAAACCAGATTACATATGGTATATATCCTGTGAGCCTTCTTCTTTAGCAAGGGATTTAAAGCTTTTAGGAAAAAAATATCAAATAAAAGAAATATATATGGCAGATATGTTTCCACAGACTTATCATATAGAAACTGCTGTTAAACTAGAGCTTGTATGA
- the murA gene encoding UDP-N-acetylglucosamine 1-carboxyvinyltransferase, producing MNDAYLVIEQSKHMEGILEVSGAKNATLPLMAATILTEEPCTIRNVPDLLDIKNMIELLSDMGKKIILENNTLYIEGPILNKETREDIVRKMRASVLVMGPLIARYKSGKVSMPGGCSIGARPIDQHLKAAKKMGVDIEIEQGFINLKAKNLNPIDFRFDMITVTGTENVFCMLSTVEEESILRNIALEPEVINLVDALRQMGVLIEIDDSERTAKIKGTKNLRGFDIKVIPDRIEAGTFMVLALATGSKINIVNLNVNHIESVLQKLDIAGAKIDILSPDSVLVYPKEDKINPLYIETLEYPGFPTDMQAQFMSLLSIADGESSIVENIFENRFQHAQELARMGACITIHSKTAYIKGVKSLKGAEVFSTDLRASAGLVIAGLMAEGKSIIRNIYHLDRGYDHIEQKLEKIGAKVKRINS from the coding sequence ATGAATGACGCTTATCTTGTTATAGAACAATCAAAACATATGGAAGGGATTTTGGAAGTCTCTGGGGCAAAAAACGCAACTTTGCCTCTGATGGCAGCCACTATACTAACGGAAGAGCCCTGCACCATAAGAAATGTACCAGATTTACTTGATATAAAAAATATGATAGAGCTTCTTTCTGATATGGGCAAGAAGATAATTTTAGAAAACAACACTCTTTACATAGAAGGGCCTATTTTAAACAAAGAAACTAGAGAAGACATAGTGCGTAAAATGAGGGCTTCTGTTTTGGTGATGGGTCCTCTTATAGCAAGATATAAAAGCGGTAAAGTGTCAATGCCAGGAGGGTGTTCTATCGGGGCAAGACCTATAGACCAACACTTAAAAGCTGCCAAGAAAATGGGTGTAGATATTGAGATTGAACAAGGTTTTATAAATTTAAAAGCCAAAAACTTAAACCCTATTGATTTTAGATTTGATATGATAACGGTAACTGGCACTGAAAATGTCTTTTGCATGCTAAGTACGGTAGAAGAAGAGTCAATACTAAGAAACATCGCTTTAGAACCAGAGGTGATAAACTTAGTAGATGCTCTAAGACAGATGGGTGTTTTAATAGAAATAGATGATTCAGAGAGAACGGCCAAGATAAAAGGCACAAAAAATCTAAGGGGTTTTGATATAAAAGTAATACCAGACAGAATTGAAGCTGGCACGTTTATGGTTTTAGCCCTTGCCACTGGCTCAAAAATAAACATAGTAAATCTAAACGTAAACCATATAGAAAGTGTATTGCAAAAGCTTGATATAGCAGGTGCTAAGATAGATATATTATCGCCTGATAGTGTCTTGGTTTATCCAAAAGAAGATAAAATAAACCCTTTATATATAGAAACCCTTGAATACCCTGGTTTTCCTACGGATATGCAAGCTCAGTTTATGAGTCTACTTTCTATAGCGGATGGGGAGTCTAGTATAGTAGAAAATATCTTTGAAAATAGGTTTCAACACGCCCAAGAGCTTGCTCGTATGGGGGCTTGTATTACAATACATTCAAAAACAGCCTATATAAAAGGTGTAAAAAGTTTAAAAGGTGCAGAAGTCTTTTCTACAGATCTTAGGGCATCTGCTGGGCTTGTAATAGCTGGTCTTATGGCAGAAGGCAAATCTATAATAAGAAATATATACCATCTTGATAGAGGCTACGATCATATAGAACAAAAATTGGAAAAAATAGGCGCTAAGGTAAAAAGAATCAATTCTTAA